The Chondrinema litorale genome includes the window TACGATAAACAAATCACATTACCAGTAACTACTGTTAAGTTAAGCGGAAACGGATACGATCCTGATGGTGGAAGTGTATCATTTTTATGGACACAACTTAGCGGACCATCTCAAGCTACGTTCTCTGATGCAACAGCAAGTGATGTATATTTGAGCTATTTGGTAGTAGGTACTTATACTTTCAATTTGGAAGTAACAGATGACGAAGGTAGTTCTACCAGTGATCAAGTTATTGTTGTTGTAAATCCTATATCAAATACTTCCGATTCAATTATTACAAAAATTGAAGCACAAAAAAATTATACAATAATAAATGATGCTGGAAGTCATCAAATCGGTCTTTATTACGCTAAAGATGCTTCTGGAGAAAGCGTAATTAACATGTTTGACAAAGGAGACAAGATTAATTTAATATTCTCAGTTGGAAATGATTTACCAATTGATTTCAAAATTAAACTGAGAGTAAGATCTGGAAACGTAAATGGTGCTCAAACATACTGGCCAAATGGTTACGCTTTTAAATTAAATGATCAAGAAATAGAACTTACCGGTGACCCTACTTCTTTATCAGATTATACTTCTAGCTTAGGTGGTTCTTATTTTGGTGATATGGTTTCAGAAAGATTAACTGCAACCCAAGATAATCAGGTCTTAGAAATAACTGCAGCAGCAGGTTGGGCAGCAGTTGATTATTTAACTATCATTATTTATCCATCTGGTACAAATACTGAACCTACAGACGAGTTACCTTTAGTTAGTGCTGGAGATAACAAAGAAATTACACTTCCAACCAATTCTGTAAGTTTATCGGGAACTGGCAGCGATCCTGATGGTGGAAATGTAACTTATTTATGGTCTCAAATTAGTGGTCCATCTCAGTCAACAATTACTGATTCTACTTCAACAAATGCACAAATAACAGATTTAATTGCTGGTGTTTATGTTTTCGATTTAAAAGTAACTGATGATGAGGCAAATGTTGTTCATGATAGTGTGTCAGTTACAGTTAATGAAGCACCAAGCCCTTCATGTTCTGGAAATGTAACGCTTGCGAATCAACAAGAAGTAGATAAATTTAACTGTGAAGAATTCACTGGTAATATCTATATTGGTGGCAACATCAGTTCTGATATAACTAATCTCAATAGTCTTTCAGGATTAAAAGTAATTAATGGAAGTCTTATTATTTCTAATAACCCTTCATTAACTTCATTATCTGGTTTAAGTTCTTTAAATACAGTTACAGGAGGAATATCTATCACAAATAACAATTCTCTAAGCAACTTAAATGGCTTTCCTACAAATCTTACAGAGCTAGATTCAATTTCTATTGTATCTAATAGTTCACTTATTAATTTAAATGGACTCACATCTCTATCAGTGATATATAGCAAGATAACCATTGAAAACAATGCTAGCTTATCAGATATAAGTGGTTTAGAAAATGTAATTGCGCTCACTGGTAATGATCTAAGCATTAAAATAAGATTTAATTCGATATTAAATGAATGCTGTGTTCTTCCATCTCTAATAAATAATACGGGTGGTACTATTACTATTTACAATAATTCCGTGGGTTGTAACTCTGTTGATCAGATTAACTTGGGTTGTGGTGGTTTAGCATTTGTAGAACAAACTATTCCTGGTCTTGAAGGCAAAAACATAGTTGATTTGAAATGGGGAGATATGAATAATGATGGGGTAGAAGATATTGTTTTGATAGAAGATATTGACAGTACCTATTATGATTTTACTTATTATGAAATCGCTGTATACAATTCTGTAAATGGTACTTATGATAAAGTTTCAAATTCAGCATCTATTGTAGATGCTGATAATGAAGCAATTAAAATTGATACTTTAGTTGATTATAATAAAGATGGGTGGTTAGATATAATTGCGACATCTTCACAAACTTTCTACTGGCACTTTAACATTTACAATTTAAATAATAACAAAGATGGAAGTTATTCAAGTAATATACTTGCGTCTAATGGAGGTTATGGACATGGTTTCTTAAAAGATGCAGATAGAGATGGTGATTTAGATTTATATTTTCAAGGTTATGATGAATCAGGGTATTACTTTCAAAAAATTCGAAATACATATTATGATGAGTATAGTTATGGTTCATCTCCAAACTATCCTATTTTCCCTAGCTATCCTTTAGAAGATAATAGTATTCATCCAATTTACGAATATTATGCTGACGTTGATCAGGATGGAGATTTAGATGTACTAATAGTTTCAAATTATTTTTCATATGAAGAAGTTCTAACTGGATATGCCATTTTCCAAAATGAAAATATTGGCAACTTCCAAAATATGGTAAATATAGAAATGGGAAGTATAGTACGTGCTAGTGCATATGGTTTCAATCCATTGTCAGATATTGATATTGATGGAGATTATGACATTTTAGCTGATCAAAACTATGAATATACAGGTAATGATGATTTTGTAACCACTAGTAAACAAATACAACAAATAGGTGATTATGATTTTGATCACGATGGTATTTCAGACAAACTAGTTCTATATCCTCAATATAAATTATATAAAGGGCAATCTAATGGTAGTTTTACTGAGTTTTTAACTCTTTCTGATAAAGCCGCAGGTTGGATTGATTATGACAATGATGGGGATTACGACCTTTATACAAAAGATGGAAAGATATTAATTAATACAGTTAATGAATCTTCTGTAGATCAAGCTCCATCTACACCATCTAATCTAAATGTTCAAACTACATCTAATAGTGCTACACTTAGTTGGAATAAAGCAACTGATGATTTAACACCTCAAAATGCACTTACTTATGAACTTGTTGTAAGAAAAGGTAGTGAAACTATTATTAATGCAAGTTCAGATATTGTTCCTAAATTTACTGTAAATGGCCTTACAGAAGGTACTTACAATTGGAAAGTAAAAACATTAGATAAAGGCCTAAACAGTTCTTCATATTCTCCAGAGCAAAGCTTTGAGATAACTTATGATGATGCTTCTTGTATTATTTCATCTGTTGAAATTGATGAATTAGATAATTGCAGTGGAGACACATTTAATCAAACTTTAACTATTAACTTTTCAAATGAACCTACAGGAAATATTTTGATAAATGGAGAAGAGTTTGATGTGGTGAATAATCCACTTGAAGTAACTTTATATAATCTTCCTGTATCTAATGAACCTACAGATCTTTCAATCTCATTTGTGAATAACGCTAGTTGTTCTTACTTTCAAGAAGATGCTATTGTTGCTCCAAGTTCTTGCTACTGCTATTCATCTGTTAGATTAGAATCTCAGGATGATGTAGATGCATTCAGTTGTACAAGTATAGGTGGCAATGTTTACATTACTGGTAATATTACTAATCTGGATGGTCTTTCAGAATTAGAATCAATTGCAGGCGCTTTAACTATAGATAATGTTATTGGCCTTGAAAGTCTTGATGGATTAGATGCATTAAAGAGTATCCAAAGTATTTATATTAAAAATAATACTTCTCTTACTGACATAAGTGCGCTTTCATCATTGGAAACAATCAACAATGCAATCATTGTTACTAATAACAGTCAATTAGCCGAATGTTGCACATTATTAGACCTTTTAAGTCTTACAGATGGTACTATATCAATTTCTGAAAATGCAGGAGGCTGTACAAATACAACAGATATTGAATCAACATGTAATCCTACCGAAACATTTAGTGAGTTAATAGAAATTGAAGATAATTACACGATTATAACAGATGCTGGAAGTAATATAATAAGAGATGAAAATAATTCAACATTTAGCGGAAGAGGTACGCTATTAATGTATGATAAAGGAGATAAAGTAAGAGTCAATTTTGATGTTCCTCATGCTAGCAACTATCAATTAAATGTTAGATTAAGAAGTGGTAACTCCGTTTCATCTTCTAACTATTTTTCTAATGGCTATCAATTCTTTGTAGATGATTCAGAGACTTCATTTACTGGTGATCTTTCATCAGTAGTTCATACTTCAAGTGAATATGGTAATTCTCACTTTGGAGTAATGAATTCAGATATCGTTTACTTAACAGCTGGCAGCCATTATTTAGATATACAAACTAAATATGCTTGGTGTATTATCGATTATATTGAAGTTGTGGAGGTAGATGGTACATCTAGTAGATTCGCATCAGATTTAACAACCAACGAACTTACGACTGAAGAAGGAGAAGAATTTATCATTTATCCAAATCCTTCAAATGGCAAGTTTATTGTTAATTTTAAAACAAAAAATGCCGATTCTGAGTTGTATTTGCAGATTACAGATGTAACTGGCAAAGCTGTTTACCAGAAATATTTTAACAATACCATATCAGAAAACTTTGATTTATCTAATTTCTCTAAAGGAATCTTCATATTTTCAATAAAATCTGACATTGGCATTTACTCAAAAAAGGTTATATTAAAATAAGTAAATATATTCTTTAAATAATTATAAAACGCTTTAAAGTATTAGTACTTTGAAGCGTTTTATCATTTTTTAGGCAAAAAATGCGGTTTATGAATTTATGTCGATCACTTCATAAATACCTATCTTTTAGGGCATTTTTAATATAGATGCTAACAATGAATAAACATTATTTGTCTACTACCATTTTCTAAATAAGTATACTCTTCTCATTCTCATTCATCAAACTAATCGCCTCTGCAAACTTTACAGAAAGGCATATAAACATCACATATTAACAAAATACCTAAAAAGGGATTTACGCACACTAAACAGAGAAATAGTGAAACTGTAATTTTCACATATAATTATTCTCATAACATTTATAAATATTACCTACTTGTTTTTTGGCGATATGGCGAAATTTGCGTTTTTTGGGATATTGATAGCAAATAAAACTCATATTATGATTAGTTGTAAGCGCATATATTTAAGAATCATGACAATGTAAGGTTTTAAGGATTTTAAGCCGTTTTACTGAAAAATATACCACTATTATCGCATTATCCTTAGACTTATTATCATAAGCACCTGTTTTGATTACTCATAGGAATTCAGATTTTCTTACATCATTACTTATAAAATCGTAGAATTTTCAAAAAGCATTATCAAATAGAATTTGAAGTATTTTATAAATAATTAGTTCAATTATGAGTCATTTTGCACCCATTGCCATTATCGGAATGGCATGTAGATTTCCCAAGGCGCCAAATATTAGAGCCTTTTGGGACTTACTTTCGAGTGGAGGAAATACAATCGAAGAGATGTCGGAAAAAAGGTGGAACTTCGATTTGTTCTACGATCCAGATCCGGCCACTCCGAACAAATGCTATCAAAAGCATGGTTCTTTTCTAGATAAAATTCACGATTTCGATCCTTTATTATTCAATATTTCTCCTGCTGAAGCCATCGAGATGTCACCCTCTCAAAAGCTGATGTTGGAACTCACCTGGGAAGCCATCGAAGATAACAATCTGTCTTACGATGAGATTGTGGGAAAAAAGGTAGGCTTCTATCTGGGCAATGTCTGGAATGACTTTGAGCACTTAAGAAAACACCTCAATGCCAATACCACTCTGCACTCTGCCATCGGGCAGTCTACCAGTGTGATTGCCAACCGAGTATCTTATACTTTTGGTTTTACTGGACCTAGTTTGGTGGTCGATACTGGTTGTTCTTCTTCACTGGTGGCATTACACCTTGCTTGCCAGAGTATTTGGGAAGGCAGCTCAGATATGTCTTTTGTGGGAGGTATTAACCATATCTTAGACCACGATCAATATATCTTGCTTTCTAAATTCGGTGGTCTTTCTAAGAAAGGGCAGTGTAGTACTTTTAGTGATGATGTAGATGGTTTTGTCAGGGGAGAAGGTGCTGGCATTATCCTTTTAAAAAGACTAGAAGATGCCCAAAGAGATGGAGATAACATCATCGGTTTGGTAAAAGGAAGCAGTATCAATAACAATGGATTTAATGTAAACTTGCCAGCTACTAGTACCAAAGGTCAGATTGAAATGCTGGAAGAAGCTTACAAGCATTCTGGTATTGCTCCTTCGGATGTGCATTATGTAGAAGCCCATGGTACAGGAACCAAACTCGGTGATCCGACTGAAACTACGGCCATCGGTCGATTCTTTGCCAATGGCAGACAGGAGGAAAGACCCCTTAAAATCGGTTCGGTAAAAACCAATATTGGTCACATGGAAGCGGCTGCAGGAATTGCCGGTCTGCTCAAAGTATTGCTAGCCATGCAGCATGGAAAAATCCCTTCTAACCTGAACTTTAGGGCTCCTAACCCAGATATTCCCTTCAAAGAACTCAAACTAGAAATCAACAATAGCAATAGTGAGTGGGGGACACTGGAAGGAGAATCTAAAAAAGCCGGTGTCAACTCTTTTGGCTGGGGAGGCACCAATGCCCATGCAGTGATTGAAGAATACATTCCAGCTGAGGTCAAAGAAGAAACGGAGCCGGTACTTGCTACCGATGCTTTCTTGCTTTGTCTTTCAGCCAAGAGTGAATCAGCACTAAAAGCTTATGCAAAAAACTATGCAGAACACATCGGCAATGCTAGTTCGCTAGAAGAAGTAGCAGCCCTTTGTGCGGCCACCATCATTAATAAACCCAAGCTCAATTACAGAATCAGTATTGCCGGAAACTCTCAAGAAGAGCTGCAAGAAAACTTGCGTATCTTCTACGAGGAAGGAGAAGAGGTACCGCTAGCAAAACTCAGTGGAGAGGCCAAAGTAGTTTTCATCTTCCCGGGACAAGGCAGCCAGTGGGTAGGCATGGGAAAAGAACTCTACCAATCAGAGCCGGTATTTAAAGCCATGATTGATGCTTGTGATGCTGCTTTTGCTAAATACACCGATTGGTCTTTAATTGAGCAGTTGCATGCGGAAAAAGAAGCTAGTAGACTCAAAGAAATTGACATCATCCAGCCCTCACTTTTTGCTATCGAGATTGCCCTTGCCAAACTTTGGATGAGCAAAGGCATTATGCCAGATGCCGTAGTGGGACATAGTATGGGAGAAGTAGCTTCTGCTTTTATTGCCGGAGCCATAGACCTAAATGATGCGGCTAACATCATTTGCAGCCGATCTAAACTGATGAAAACAGTTAGTAACACTGGAGGGGCCATGGGTGTAACAGAACTAACTGTAGCTCAGGCAGAGGCCACGATTGAAAAATACAATGGCAAGCTGTCTGTAGCAGTAAGTAACAGCCCAAAATCTACGGTGATTGCCGGAGATGAAACCTCACTCTTGGAAGTACTGGCAGAACTGGAAGCCAAAGATTTATTCTGTCGCCAAGTGAAGGTGGATGTTGCCTCTCACTCTCCACAGATGGATCCATTGATGGGACCACTAGAAACTCAGCTTGCAGAGCTGAAAGCAGTAAAAAACCCGATTACTTATTATTCAACGGTATTGAATCAAGTAGTTCCGGGAGAGGAATTGACTAAAGAATACTGGGTAAAAAACTTAAGAGGGATGGTCAGGTTCTCTGAGGTGATTGGCACATTGCTAGAAGAAAACCATACGGTTTTCATTGAAATGAGTCCGCATCCAGTGCTGACCAATGCTATTAATGAGTGTGCACAGGGCAGACAAAAAGAAGTAGTCACGGTTGGTTCTACTTTAAGAGATAAACCAGAGAAACGCTCATTCAATGGTTTTGTGGGGAAACTCTTTGAGCAGGGTTATGCCATTAACTGGAAGGAGTTTTACCAAATAGAAAAAGCACCAGCCATGCAGCTGCCAACTTATCCGATGCAGAAGAAAAGGTATGCTTTGGAAGATAGGTCAGCGCAGAAAAATGGAGAGATGGGTAAAAACCCACTTTTAGGTCGCAGAATCCAATTGGCAGGTATTGATGATATCTTCATCTGGGAAAACAAACTCAGTTTAGAGCATTTGTCTTTTGTCAAAGACCATGTGGTCAACAATGCGACAGTACTTCCAGGAGTGAGTTATTTGGAGATTTTGTATGCCGCTTTGCAAGAAGCTTTTGGCAATGCCTTCCATCAGGTAGAAGACTTGCATTTTAAAAGACCAATCTACTTATACGACAATGAAACCATTGATACCCAGCTGAAAATCACCCGAACAGGTGCCAATAGAGCCGTGTTCAACTACAATGTAAAAACAGTTTCAGGGGGCAATATCAAATGGGTCACCACTGCAGAAGGCAACTTAAGAATCTGTGGCAGCAGGGAATATGTCTCTGATGATTATATCTATAACCTAGTCAGGTCAAAGGATGATACCTTCATTAAAAAGGAAGATTTCTACAAGGTGACCAATTCGATTGGCATCCAGTATGGCAGCATCTTTCAGGGTATCAACTGGATATTGATCAACAATACCCAAGCCATTGCCCATGTGACACCCAACTCCCTGATTGCAGGTCATGACAACAAGTATTTCATCCACCCAGCCATCTTGGATAGCTGTTTTCAAACTATTTTTACGCCGATTTTGGCTCCGGATGTTAAAAACACAAAATACTCTACCTTCTTATCCCAGTTAAAAGGATTTAGGTGGTTTAACAAACCAGAACCGGGCAATGATATTTTGGTAAAAGCAGAAACCATTGATACCATCATTGAGCCCAATGGCATCACCAAACAACAGGTGGCTTTGCAGTTGTATGATGAAAGTGGCAACTTCTTAGCTGATATTGAATTCATTGAGGCAGTCATCATCGATAATGATCAGCTCTATTCCAACAAGGAAACCGATTGGTTGTACCACACCAATTGGGAGAAAGTACACATTCAGGCAAGAAAACAGGAAGCCCTGGTGGAGGAAGAATCTATCGAACTCCAAGAAGGCAAGCTAGAGAAAACATGGCTCATCTTTGAAGATCATTTGGGGGTAGAAAAGAAACTCATTCGACTATTCAAAGAAAGAGGGCACCGATTGATCAAAGTAGGTTTTGGTGATGAGTTTACCAAAATTGATGAAAACCATTTTCAGGTCAACTATTTAGAAAAAGAGCGCATCAAGGAGTTATTCTCCCACTTGCATGACAACCACATTTACTGTGAGGGCATCATCCATGCTGCTTCTTTGAATGACCATATCAATTATGAAAACCTGTTGGTCGAAGACCTGGATTACTTCCAGAATGCAGGTAGTATTCTTTTGATCAACCTGCATCAAGTGATGAGTGGGCGCTATCAAGATGCCATGCAGGATGCTTTCCCTAATTTGGTGGTGTTGAGCAATGGCCTATTGCCAGTAGCTAACAAAAGTACTCAGCTCAATATCACACTGGCTCCAATGTGGGGACTAGCCAAGGTACTTTTCAATGAAGAACCTGCTTACCATTGCACCAGAGTCGATTTGAGTTATTTCCCTGATGATAGAGAAGTAGCCAAGTTATACGATGTTATTTTTGCGGAAAGCAAAGATGAACCAGAACTGGTTATCAGAGAAGAAGCTATTTATGCTTCCAGACTGGAAAGAGAAAACCTACCTGTTTTCAATTTGGAAACAGTCGAATTCCAAGACGATAAAACCTTTGTGGTCACTGGTTGTGGCACAGCCATCCATACCATGATCAACTGGATCATCCAAAAGGGTATCCACAATATTGCTTTGATCAACGATTGTATAGATGCCAAAGAAAAACATCAGGCTTTCATTGATGAGCACAGTGGAAAAGGAATCAACTTAAAAATGTTCAAAGCCGATATCACAGATATCATTCAATTGAACAAAGCCATCAATCAAGTGCAGGAAGAAATGCCACCGATCAAAGGTATCATTCATGCAGCTGGATTAATGGAAACCGCTTTGATTAGTGA containing:
- a CDS encoding PKD domain-containing protein, producing the protein MTTLLQSNFKKLFLLVIFFTFSNNISTFAKTDILTVNDQSSLVDEPEAVLLEAENEYQVVSNPGSRDIYTFYASTASNSNVLTLFDKGDKIAIPFSLTNDAPVEIELKVRVRSGNVNASSNYWPNGYSFELNDQTIELTGDQSTISNYTSNLGGSYWGTMISEKISLSNINNSLAITSNTNWAAVDYVEIIIYSSGSGETIDELPIVDAGERALFKLPTNSTTLSGSGSDPDGGSVTFLWSQLSGPSQAILQDSTTATLNVSNLIEGTYSFNLQVTDDEGNSVNDQVNVIVQAAKVDELPVSWADYDKQITLPVTTVKLSGNGYDPDGGSVSFLWTQLSGPSQATFSDATASDVYLSYLVVGTYTFNLEVTDDEGSSTSDQVIVVVNPISNTSDSIITKIEAQKNYTIINDAGSHQIGLYYAKDASGESVINMFDKGDKINLIFSVGNDLPIDFKIKLRVRSGNVNGAQTYWPNGYAFKLNDQEIELTGDPTSLSDYTSSLGGSYFGDMVSERLTATQDNQVLEITAAAGWAAVDYLTIIIYPSGTNTEPTDELPLVSAGDNKEITLPTNSVSLSGTGSDPDGGNVTYLWSQISGPSQSTITDSTSTNAQITDLIAGVYVFDLKVTDDEANVVHDSVSVTVNEAPSPSCSGNVTLANQQEVDKFNCEEFTGNIYIGGNISSDITNLNSLSGLKVINGSLIISNNPSLTSLSGLSSLNTVTGGISITNNNSLSNLNGFPTNLTELDSISIVSNSSLINLNGLTSLSVIYSKITIENNASLSDISGLENVIALTGNDLSIKIRFNSILNECCVLPSLINNTGGTITIYNNSVGCNSVDQINLGCGGLAFVEQTIPGLEGKNIVDLKWGDMNNDGVEDIVLIEDIDSTYYDFTYYEIAVYNSVNGTYDKVSNSASIVDADNEAIKIDTLVDYNKDGWLDIIATSSQTFYWHFNIYNLNNNKDGSYSSNILASNGGYGHGFLKDADRDGDLDLYFQGYDESGYYFQKIRNTYYDEYSYGSSPNYPIFPSYPLEDNSIHPIYEYYADVDQDGDLDVLIVSNYFSYEEVLTGYAIFQNENIGNFQNMVNIEMGSIVRASAYGFNPLSDIDIDGDYDILADQNYEYTGNDDFVTTSKQIQQIGDYDFDHDGISDKLVLYPQYKLYKGQSNGSFTEFLTLSDKAAGWIDYDNDGDYDLYTKDGKILINTVNESSVDQAPSTPSNLNVQTTSNSATLSWNKATDDLTPQNALTYELVVRKGSETIINASSDIVPKFTVNGLTEGTYNWKVKTLDKGLNSSSYSPEQSFEITYDDASCIISSVEIDELDNCSGDTFNQTLTINFSNEPTGNILINGEEFDVVNNPLEVTLYNLPVSNEPTDLSISFVNNASCSYFQEDAIVAPSSCYCYSSVRLESQDDVDAFSCTSIGGNVYITGNITNLDGLSELESIAGALTIDNVIGLESLDGLDALKSIQSIYIKNNTSLTDISALSSLETINNAIIVTNNSQLAECCTLLDLLSLTDGTISISENAGGCTNTTDIESTCNPTETFSELIEIEDNYTIITDAGSNIIRDENNSTFSGRGTLLMYDKGDKVRVNFDVPHASNYQLNVRLRSGNSVSSSNYFSNGYQFFVDDSETSFTGDLSSVVHTSSEYGNSHFGVMNSDIVYLTAGSHYLDIQTKYAWCIIDYIEVVEVDGTSSRFASDLTTNELTTEEGEEFIIYPNPSNGKFIVNFKTKNADSELYLQITDVTGKAVYQKYFNNTISENFDLSNFSKGIFIFSIKSDIGIYSKKVILK
- a CDS encoding type I polyketide synthase, translated to MSHFAPIAIIGMACRFPKAPNIRAFWDLLSSGGNTIEEMSEKRWNFDLFYDPDPATPNKCYQKHGSFLDKIHDFDPLLFNISPAEAIEMSPSQKLMLELTWEAIEDNNLSYDEIVGKKVGFYLGNVWNDFEHLRKHLNANTTLHSAIGQSTSVIANRVSYTFGFTGPSLVVDTGCSSSLVALHLACQSIWEGSSDMSFVGGINHILDHDQYILLSKFGGLSKKGQCSTFSDDVDGFVRGEGAGIILLKRLEDAQRDGDNIIGLVKGSSINNNGFNVNLPATSTKGQIEMLEEAYKHSGIAPSDVHYVEAHGTGTKLGDPTETTAIGRFFANGRQEERPLKIGSVKTNIGHMEAAAGIAGLLKVLLAMQHGKIPSNLNFRAPNPDIPFKELKLEINNSNSEWGTLEGESKKAGVNSFGWGGTNAHAVIEEYIPAEVKEETEPVLATDAFLLCLSAKSESALKAYAKNYAEHIGNASSLEEVAALCAATIINKPKLNYRISIAGNSQEELQENLRIFYEEGEEVPLAKLSGEAKVVFIFPGQGSQWVGMGKELYQSEPVFKAMIDACDAAFAKYTDWSLIEQLHAEKEASRLKEIDIIQPSLFAIEIALAKLWMSKGIMPDAVVGHSMGEVASAFIAGAIDLNDAANIICSRSKLMKTVSNTGGAMGVTELTVAQAEATIEKYNGKLSVAVSNSPKSTVIAGDETSLLEVLAELEAKDLFCRQVKVDVASHSPQMDPLMGPLETQLAELKAVKNPITYYSTVLNQVVPGEELTKEYWVKNLRGMVRFSEVIGTLLEENHTVFIEMSPHPVLTNAINECAQGRQKEVVTVGSTLRDKPEKRSFNGFVGKLFEQGYAINWKEFYQIEKAPAMQLPTYPMQKKRYALEDRSAQKNGEMGKNPLLGRRIQLAGIDDIFIWENKLSLEHLSFVKDHVVNNATVLPGVSYLEILYAALQEAFGNAFHQVEDLHFKRPIYLYDNETIDTQLKITRTGANRAVFNYNVKTVSGGNIKWVTTAEGNLRICGSREYVSDDYIYNLVRSKDDTFIKKEDFYKVTNSIGIQYGSIFQGINWILINNTQAIAHVTPNSLIAGHDNKYFIHPAILDSCFQTIFTPILAPDVKNTKYSTFLSQLKGFRWFNKPEPGNDILVKAETIDTIIEPNGITKQQVALQLYDESGNFLADIEFIEAVIIDNDQLYSNKETDWLYHTNWEKVHIQARKQEALVEEESIELQEGKLEKTWLIFEDHLGVEKKLIRLFKERGHRLIKVGFGDEFTKIDENHFQVNYLEKERIKELFSHLHDNHIYCEGIIHAASLNDHINYENLLVEDLDYFQNAGSILLINLHQVMSGRYQDAMQDAFPNLVVLSNGLLPVANKSTQLNITLAPMWGLAKVLFNEEPAYHCTRVDLSYFPDDREVAKLYDVIFAESKDEPELVIREEAIYASRLERENLPVFNLETVEFQDDKTFVVTGCGTAIHTMINWIIQKGIHNIALINDCIDAKEKHQAFIDEHSGKGINLKMFKADITDIIQLNKAINQVQEEMPPIKGIIHAAGLMETALISELDTKAFRKMLAPKMMGTWNLHTISLNLPLKHFIVFSSANSLIGLNGHGSAVAANTFVDFFAHFRVKQGLPCVAINWGAIEDATTEDETPSTEVSIVNEGFIPFKMEKGLDILDKLYTLAPAQLSIALMDVQKTIEHYDTLAETNYFSKLISAQATYHSDEELLRTALETGEKEATIALIAQIVTKKVAAITKASLDLISNSSTFKGLGIDSLMAIKLRNQLEQTMGIKMAVNNFWKYASIGQFSAFTYEAILKEEAGSNSDQSPWWVSHQEKDAGFYLYCFHDAGASSTLYDTWEELHPAVELRAIELPGRGSRTGEQMFTDMTELVSKLAEEIYQHNNSKPFVFFGHSMGGAIAFEIAKVFRRKQQPLPEMIFTSSTPALFSYDRNDLTNRMTDEELIGRFPHLSKESIPDEELRQSLVNIMRADLKLLDSFKYEHETPFEFPIISLRGKDDPGVSLEQVARWKEETTLPHTVIERKGGHRYLVDDSEFVSNLVKDKLKQIITLQPQTVS